One Paraburkholderia phytofirmans OLGA172 genomic window carries:
- a CDS encoding IS3 family transposase (programmed frameshift) — protein sequence MNKSNKFSAEVRERAVRMVQEHRGEYPSQWAAIESIAPKIGCTSQTLLGWVKREEVDSGEREGVTTSERERLTALEREVKELRRANEILKLASAFFGPGGTRPPPEVLKAFIDQHRDTFGVESICKVLRIAPSGYRRHAAQLRDPSRRCARAKRDEFLSPEIKRVWQANMQVYGADKVWKQLNREGIAVARCTVERLMKQQGLRGVRRGKRVRTTIPDVSAPRPLDRVNRQFKADRPNQLWVSDFTYVSTWQGWLYVAFVIDVFARRIVGWRVSSSMTTDFVLDALEQALYARRPDNDGTLIHHSDRGSQYVSIRYSERLTEAGIEPSVGSRGDSYDNALAETINGLYKAEMIHRRAPWKTRESVELATLEWVAWFNHHRLMEPLGYIPPAEAEANYYRQFSNTIAVPAST from the exons ATGAACAAGTCGAACAAATTTTCTGCTGAAGTCCGCGAGCGTGCTGTGCGCATGGTGCAAGAGCATCGGGGCGAGTATCCCTCGCAGTGGGCAGCGATCGAATCCATCGCCCCTAAGATCGGCTGTACGAGCCAGACGCTGCTGGGATGGGTCAAGCGAGAAGAAGTTGATAGCGGTGAGCGTGAGGGCGTCACGACGTCGGAACGTGAGCGCCTCACGGCACTGGAGCGTGAGGTTAAGGAACTGCGCCGTGCCAATGAGATCCTGAAGCTGGCGAGCGCATTTTTCG GCCCAGGCGGAACTCGACCGCCGCCTGAAGTCCTGAAGGCCTTTATCGATCAGCATCGCGACACCTTCGGGGTCGAGTCGATCTGCAAGGTCTTGCGGATTGCCCCGTCTGGCTATCGGCGTCATGCCGCACAGCTTCGCGATCCGTCGCGGCGCTGTGCCCGAGCGAAACGCGATGAGTTTCTGAGTCCGGAAATCAAGCGAGTCTGGCAGGCCAACATGCAGGTCTACGGCGCAGACAAAGTCTGGAAGCAGTTGAACCGGGAGGGTATCGCGGTGGCACGTTGCACCGTCGAGCGGCTGATGAAGCAACAGGGTTTGCGCGGTGTGAGGCGTGGAAAGCGAGTTCGCACGACGATCCCCGACGTATCGGCTCCACGCCCGCTCGACCGGGTCAACCGTCAGTTCAAGGCTGACCGGCCGAACCAGCTCTGGGTTTCGGATTTCACGTACGTCTCGACGTGGCAGGGCTGGCTTTATGTCGCATTTGTGATCGACGTGTTTGCTCGGCGCATTGTCGGCTGGCGCGTCAGCTCGTCGATGACCACGGACTTCGTTCTGGATGCACTTGAACAGGCGCTGTACGCTCGACGGCCGGACAATGACGGAACACTGATCCATCACTCCGATAGAGGTTCGCAATACGTCAGCATTCGCTACAGCGAACGGCTGACCGAAGCAGGCATCGAGCCGTCGGTTGGCAGCAGGGGCGACAGCTACGATAACGCGCTGGCTGAAACGATCAACGGGCTGTACAAGGCAGAAATGATTCATCGTCGTGCGCCGTGGAAAACGCGTGAGTCCGTCGAATTGGCGACGCTGGAATGGGTAGCCTGGTTCAACCATCATCGGCTGATGGAACCTCTCGGCTATATCCCGCCCGCTGAAGCTGAGGCAAACTACTACCGGCAATTCAGCAATACCATCGCTGTGCCGGCATCAACTTAA
- a CDS encoding cupredoxin domain-containing protein yields MLMSGFASEFTVAQAQEANAVVIKNFMFSPMSLTVKAGSTVTWKNLDGEPHAVVNDAGLFHSGALDQNDTFQFKFDKPGVYKIFCGIHPYMKETITVK; encoded by the coding sequence ATGCTGATGTCGGGATTCGCTTCCGAGTTCACCGTCGCGCAGGCGCAGGAGGCCAACGCAGTCGTGATAAAGAACTTCATGTTTTCGCCGATGTCCCTCACGGTCAAGGCTGGTTCGACCGTGACCTGGAAAAATCTCGATGGCGAACCGCATGCGGTTGTCAACGATGCCGGCCTGTTTCACTCCGGCGCGCTCGATCAGAACGACACCTTTCAGTTCAAGTTCGATAAACCCGGTGTCTACAAGATATTCTGCGGAATTCACCCGTATATGAAAGAGACGATTACCGTCAAGTAG
- a CDS encoding DUF4148 domain-containing protein yields MKSDSMNQFVDQPLRALVVAGAVLMATSASVYAQTSSAPAAHQLTRAEVRHELEELEAAGYNPSRYTQIDSSGDDVG; encoded by the coding sequence ATGAAATCGGATTCGATGAATCAGTTTGTTGACCAGCCACTACGTGCGCTGGTTGTTGCGGGCGCAGTGCTGATGGCAACTTCGGCCAGCGTGTATGCGCAAACTTCCTCTGCCCCTGCCGCACATCAGCTCACTCGCGCGGAAGTGCGACATGAACTCGAAGAGCTGGAGGCGGCCGGGTATAACCCATCTCGTTATACACAAATCGACAGTTCCGGAGACGATGTTGGATAG
- a CDS encoding metallophosphoesterase family protein, producing the protein MSSDLPSDPSRRGALKCLAFGGVGTVFVLAGGILTPVELALAATAKDSSVASGVPLFLQISDSHIGFNKEANPDVAGTLRQTIDFVNAMPVKPALTIHTGDITHLSKPAEFDLAAQLLSGLNITELHTVPGEHDVTDGPGTEYFNRFGQASDNKGYYSFDHKGVHFIGLVNVMHFKPNGLGGLGDDQLAWLENDLKGRSSSTPIVVFAHMPMWTIYEPWGWGTGDAGQAMSYLKRFGSVTVLNGHIHQIVSKVEGNITFHTARSTAYPQPAAGNGSGPMPLTVASDQLPRMLGVTSIKIARHPLKATLSDTTLA; encoded by the coding sequence ATGTCGTCTGATCTTCCATCCGATCCGTCGCGCCGCGGCGCGTTGAAATGTCTTGCCTTCGGTGGCGTAGGCACCGTGTTTGTCCTGGCCGGCGGTATTCTCACGCCGGTGGAATTAGCCCTCGCCGCCACAGCGAAGGATTCGTCAGTTGCCTCGGGTGTTCCCCTGTTCCTTCAGATCAGCGATTCTCATATAGGCTTCAACAAGGAAGCCAATCCGGATGTCGCCGGTACGCTCAGGCAGACGATTGACTTTGTCAACGCCATGCCGGTCAAGCCGGCGCTGACGATTCACACAGGTGACATTACTCATCTGTCCAAGCCGGCAGAGTTCGACCTCGCGGCCCAATTATTGTCGGGCCTGAATATCACCGAGCTGCATACCGTGCCCGGCGAACATGATGTGACTGACGGGCCAGGGACGGAATACTTCAACCGCTTCGGTCAAGCCTCGGACAATAAAGGCTATTACAGCTTCGACCACAAGGGCGTGCACTTCATCGGGCTCGTCAACGTAATGCATTTCAAGCCGAATGGATTGGGCGGCTTGGGCGACGACCAGCTCGCCTGGCTGGAGAACGATCTGAAGGGGCGCTCGTCCAGCACGCCGATTGTCGTCTTTGCGCACATGCCGATGTGGACGATTTACGAGCCGTGGGGGTGGGGCACCGGCGATGCAGGCCAGGCGATGAGCTATCTGAAGCGCTTTGGTTCGGTCACCGTCCTGAACGGGCATATCCATCAGATCGTGTCGAAGGTGGAGGGCAACATCACCTTCCATACGGCGCGCTCGACGGCGTATCCCCAACCGGCGGCCGGCAATGGCTCCGGCCCCATGCCGCTGACGGTGGCGAGCGATCAGCTTCCGAGGATGCTTGGCGTGACCAGCATCAAGATCGCGCGCCACCCGCTGAAGGCGACACTTAGCGACACGACACTCGCCTGA
- a CDS encoding anti-sigma factor family protein — MMDHEQAFELLPGYLDQELSLSEALEFERHLAGCEQCQQVYAQHRQVSAQLRQADLRVEAPAELVKRIKAALPGRPSLWQRLVELFGWRRGGGSLGWAPVGAMVMSVVALTWSAGLYLSVPSSETRLSQELVDNHIRSLQFNHLSDVISTDRHTVKPWFDGKLDFAPPVVDLAQQGYPLVGGRLDYLNGRPVAVMVYRYKLHPINLYVWPGDDAGATPHIYQQQGYHLAHWSAAGMNYWAITDAGGMELNGFISDLRAHPAS; from the coding sequence ATGATGGATCACGAACAGGCCTTCGAACTGCTGCCAGGCTATCTCGACCAGGAATTGAGCCTGTCCGAGGCGCTCGAATTCGAGCGCCATCTGGCAGGCTGCGAGCAGTGTCAGCAGGTCTACGCGCAGCACCGCCAGGTGAGTGCGCAACTCAGGCAGGCGGATTTGCGCGTCGAGGCGCCCGCGGAACTGGTGAAACGCATCAAGGCGGCGTTGCCGGGGCGGCCATCGCTCTGGCAACGGCTGGTTGAGCTGTTCGGTTGGCGGCGCGGCGGCGGGTCATTGGGCTGGGCACCGGTTGGCGCGATGGTGATGAGTGTGGTCGCGTTGACGTGGAGCGCGGGGTTGTACCTCTCGGTGCCGTCGAGCGAGACGCGCCTGAGTCAGGAACTCGTGGACAACCATATCCGCTCGTTGCAGTTCAATCACCTCTCGGATGTAATTTCAACCGACCGGCACACGGTCAAGCCGTGGTTTGACGGCAAGCTGGACTTTGCGCCGCCGGTGGTCGATCTGGCGCAGCAGGGATATCCGCTGGTCGGCGGGCGGCTGGATTACCTGAACGGGCGACCGGTCGCCGTGATGGTCTATCGGTACAAGCTGCACCCGATCAATCTTTATGTGTGGCCGGGCGACGACGCGGGCGCCACGCCTCATATCTACCAGCAGCAGGGCTATCATCTCGCGCACTGGAGTGCTGCCGGAATGAATTACTGGGCAATTACCGATGCCGGGGGCATGGAACTGAACGGCTTCATCTCGGACCTGCGAGCGCATCCGGCTTCCTAG
- a CDS encoding DUF4148 domain-containing protein: MKKLAIAAMSLSVLMSSGAFAQSKTRAEVYQELIEAQQNGLNYVTDTSYPDVNPIFAAQVARMKQEHIAKQRATMTGSTTN; encoded by the coding sequence ATGAAGAAGCTCGCTATTGCCGCCATGTCGCTGTCCGTTCTCATGTCATCGGGCGCATTTGCCCAGAGCAAGACACGCGCCGAGGTCTATCAGGAACTGATCGAAGCGCAGCAGAACGGCCTGAACTATGTCACCGATACCTCGTACCCAGATGTCAATCCGATTTTCGCGGCGCAGGTCGCCCGCATGAAGCAGGAGCATATTGCGAAACAGCGCGCAACCATGACGGGCAGCACTACCAATTGA
- a CDS encoding IS4 family transposase: protein MKIRNDAGAWVDEEFETLDLGDPRRDRRAKELIKRFASRPTASIPGACEGWAETMAAYRFLGNERIDWRDMMQPHWDRTTARMGALPVVLCIADTTELNFNGQDIEGAGPLSYEAQVGMYLHATYAVTPDREPLGVMNAWMWARESRDANGRRGGVRESARWIESYEIVAEQARALPDARLVYVADREGDIAALMQRAQELGEPADWLIRSQHNRALKDEEKLWDKVHAGNVLGRISFVLPGRSGQKAREVKQELRSQRITLPGRVSVTLTCVEAYEVDAPAGVKPVIWRLVTNREAGDADALIELIDWYRARWEIEMFFNVLKNACRVEALQLSQMERVEKALALYMVVSWRIARLMRVGRTCPELNASLFFAADEIHGAHVLCKKARPKKPPTLNQMIRMIASLGGFLGRKSDGEPGAKTLWIGMQRVMDAVSTIQILRDGYDTSV from the coding sequence ATGAAGATCCGAAACGACGCGGGAGCATGGGTGGACGAAGAATTTGAGACTCTGGATTTGGGCGATCCACGGCGAGACCGGCGCGCGAAGGAACTGATCAAACGGTTTGCCAGCCGGCCCACGGCCAGCATTCCGGGCGCGTGCGAAGGCTGGGCCGAGACGATGGCAGCATATCGCTTTCTAGGCAATGAGCGCATCGACTGGCGCGACATGATGCAGCCGCATTGGGATCGCACCACGGCGCGCATGGGAGCGTTGCCGGTGGTGCTGTGCATTGCCGATACGACAGAGCTGAACTTTAACGGTCAGGACATCGAAGGGGCCGGCCCACTCAGTTATGAAGCACAGGTGGGCATGTATCTTCACGCGACTTATGCGGTGACACCGGATCGGGAGCCGCTGGGTGTGATGAATGCCTGGATGTGGGCGCGCGAGTCACGCGATGCAAACGGCAGGCGTGGCGGAGTCAGGGAAAGTGCGCGGTGGATCGAAAGCTATGAGATCGTGGCCGAACAGGCACGGGCCCTGCCAGACGCGCGGCTGGTGTATGTGGCCGATCGTGAAGGCGACATCGCGGCGCTCATGCAGCGTGCGCAGGAATTGGGTGAACCGGCGGACTGGCTGATCCGCTCGCAGCACAACCGTGCCTTGAAGGACGAAGAAAAGCTGTGGGACAAGGTGCACGCGGGTAACGTGCTCGGCCGTATCAGTTTCGTGCTGCCCGGGCGCAGTGGCCAGAAGGCACGTGAAGTGAAGCAGGAACTGCGCAGCCAGCGCATTACGCTGCCCGGTCGCGTCAGCGTCACGCTCACCTGCGTCGAGGCGTATGAGGTGGATGCGCCAGCGGGCGTAAAGCCAGTCATCTGGCGTCTTGTGACCAACCGCGAAGCGGGTGATGCGGATGCGCTCATCGAACTCATCGACTGGTACCGCGCGAGATGGGAAATAGAAATGTTCTTCAATGTCCTGAAGAACGCCTGCCGGGTTGAGGCGCTGCAGCTCTCGCAGATGGAACGGGTAGAGAAGGCACTTGCGCTGTACATGGTCGTATCGTGGCGTATTGCACGGCTCATGCGTGTGGGCAGAACGTGTCCGGAGCTAAACGCGTCGCTATTCTTCGCGGCTGACGAGATACATGGTGCTCACGTGCTCTGCAAGAAGGCGCGTCCGAAAAAACCACCGACACTGAACCAGATGATACGGATGATCGCGTCACTGGGTGGATTCCTCGGGCGCAAGAGCGATGGTGAACCGGGCGCGAAGACGTTGTGGATTGGCATGCAGCGAGTCATGGATGCTGTGAGCACCATCCAGATCTTGCGCGACGGCTACGACACTTCTGTATAA
- a CDS encoding purine-cytosine permease family protein, with amino-acid sequence MNSNNTTTWDPAPAAVPPHRGGIETRSIDYVPERERHGRVAGQGPFWFLGNFQFFTIAIGFVGPGMGLSLGYTVLSGTLGILFGTLFMAFHASQGAHLGLPQMIQSRAQFGYRGVVVVLLATAFTFVGFNVVDTVLMSSGLKGIFGWSPVAVTIGTALLALALAVYGHDWLHRVFKWMLVASLPLYIVLSLAIMSGAAGGKVDHPGAFSIVAFAAQFAASASYNITYAPYVSDYSRYLPRETRPRSIIAAVFIGASVSAIWLIALGAWLATRLGASDGLVALYGAGNAVFHGFGALISLASIGAMAATMGLNAYSAMLTIVTGLDSFWPVKPTRSIRIVTLIGLTALWMIISLALTGNAIDILFAALTIMLYLLVPWTAINLVDYFFVRRGEYAITDLFTPGGIYGAWGVRGLLAYAIGFFSTIPFFVLPGFYTGAIAQKIGGVDIAWAVGLVVSAVAYLLMTRSLDTSAEKPAIETSEIELASLASRAPEAAGV; translated from the coding sequence ATGAACAGCAACAACACAACGACTTGGGATCCCGCACCGGCCGCCGTGCCGCCGCATCGGGGTGGCATCGAGACGCGCTCGATCGATTATGTTCCGGAACGTGAACGGCACGGCCGTGTAGCCGGACAGGGGCCATTCTGGTTTCTCGGCAACTTCCAGTTTTTCACCATCGCGATCGGGTTCGTCGGACCGGGCATGGGACTTTCGCTCGGCTACACGGTGCTGTCGGGTACGCTCGGCATTCTGTTTGGGACCCTGTTCATGGCGTTTCACGCATCGCAGGGCGCACACCTCGGTTTGCCGCAGATGATCCAGTCGCGCGCGCAGTTCGGTTATCGGGGTGTCGTCGTGGTGTTGCTCGCTACCGCCTTCACGTTCGTCGGCTTTAATGTTGTCGATACGGTGCTGATGTCGAGCGGACTGAAGGGTATCTTCGGATGGTCGCCAGTAGCCGTCACGATCGGAACCGCGCTGCTCGCATTGGCGCTCGCCGTGTACGGCCACGACTGGCTGCATCGGGTGTTCAAGTGGATGCTCGTCGCCAGCCTGCCGCTGTATATCGTGCTGTCGCTGGCGATCATGTCCGGCGCGGCGGGCGGCAAGGTCGATCATCCGGGGGCGTTCAGTATCGTCGCGTTTGCCGCACAGTTCGCCGCAAGCGCGAGCTACAACATCACCTATGCACCCTATGTCTCGGACTATTCGCGCTACCTGCCACGCGAAACCCGGCCGCGTTCGATCATCGCGGCAGTGTTCATCGGTGCGTCGGTGTCGGCAATCTGGCTGATTGCGCTCGGTGCGTGGCTGGCAACCCGGCTCGGCGCGTCAGATGGCCTCGTAGCGCTGTACGGCGCGGGCAATGCGGTGTTTCACGGATTCGGTGCGTTGATCTCGCTGGCATCGATCGGCGCAATGGCCGCGACGATGGGGCTGAACGCGTACAGCGCCATGCTGACCATTGTCACAGGACTCGATTCCTTCTGGCCGGTGAAACCAACGCGCTCGATCCGTATCGTCACGCTAATAGGACTGACCGCGCTGTGGATGATCATCTCACTGGCGTTGACGGGCAATGCAATCGACATCCTGTTTGCCGCGCTGACGATCATGCTGTATCTGCTGGTGCCATGGACGGCGATCAACCTGGTTGACTATTTCTTTGTGCGTCGCGGCGAATACGCGATTACCGATTTGTTCACGCCGGGCGGGATTTATGGGGCGTGGGGCGTTCGTGGGCTGCTGGCTTATGCGATCGGATTTTTTTCGACGATCCCGTTCTTCGTGTTGCCGGGTTTCTATACCGGTGCGATCGCGCAAAAGATCGGTGGTGTCGATATCGCGTGGGCGGTAGGCCTGGTAGTGTCTGCGGTGGCTTACCTGTTAATGACGCGCTCGCTTGACACTAGCGCTGAGAAGCCCGCGATTGAAACCAGCGAAATCGAATTGGCTTCCTTAGCTTCCCGCGCGCCAGAGGCTGCGGGCGTCTGA
- a CDS encoding DUF4148 domain-containing protein, with protein sequence MESKVNKRTIVFSLILAAAAGIAINAQAQEKTRAQVRQELIEAERNGLNFVSDTSYPDVAPIFEQQVARLKQQNGDSGMGVATTGTSDAGHIKQKTAPSVPSTCVGPVSFCDIFFGS encoded by the coding sequence TTGGAGTCCAAAGTGAACAAGCGAACCATCGTTTTCTCCCTGATTCTCGCCGCCGCAGCGGGCATTGCGATCAACGCGCAGGCTCAAGAAAAGACTCGGGCGCAGGTGCGGCAGGAGTTGATTGAAGCCGAACGCAACGGTCTGAATTTCGTGAGTGATACGTCGTACCCCGACGTTGCGCCGATCTTTGAACAGCAGGTCGCGCGGCTCAAGCAGCAAAACGGCGACAGTGGGATGGGTGTTGCAACGACAGGCACTAGCGATGCCGGCCACATCAAACAAAAGACGGCCCCCTCAGTTCCGTCGACCTGCGTCGGACCTGTCAGCTTCTGCGATATTTTTTTCGGCTCTTGA
- a CDS encoding copper resistance CopC family protein, protein MKNSFLNGSTARGVVAALSLAIAQLANAHVYPKRQVPPPGASMSVSPREVSIDFDDGLEAAFSAITVTDAKRRSVTLGKAMVDSSNPKHMSVLLNQLTPGVYTVTWVAVAADGHRTEAEYTFTVK, encoded by the coding sequence ATGAAAAACTCCTTCCTGAATGGCTCCACTGCACGCGGCGTCGTCGCCGCGTTGAGTCTCGCGATCGCGCAACTGGCGAACGCCCATGTCTATCCAAAACGTCAGGTGCCGCCCCCTGGAGCTAGCATGTCTGTTTCGCCCAGGGAGGTGTCGATCGATTTCGATGACGGACTCGAAGCGGCATTTAGCGCGATCACGGTGACGGATGCAAAGCGCAGGTCCGTGACGCTTGGCAAGGCGATGGTCGATTCGTCGAACCCGAAACACATGTCGGTGCTGCTGAACCAGCTAACGCCCGGTGTGTATACGGTCACGTGGGTTGCGGTCGCCGCCGACGGGCATCGTACGGAAGCCGAATACACCTTCACGGTCAAATAG
- a CDS encoding sigma-70 family RNA polymerase sigma factor, with product MTDPVSAQRFEKLVLPHMNSAFNVARWLTHNDQDAQDVVQEAYLRAFRFFGGFRGDDARAWLLSIVRNTFYSWYQQNRGHAPDTMEFEEDMHSLETSTADHDDSPEAMLMRSQSQKRVHKALQSLRLEYREVIVLRELEELSYKEIATIVGIPMGTVMSRLGRGRQQLAALLAPTDQEA from the coding sequence ATGACCGATCCAGTCAGCGCGCAGCGCTTCGAGAAGCTCGTGTTACCTCATATGAATTCAGCCTTCAATGTTGCGCGATGGCTGACGCATAACGACCAGGATGCCCAGGACGTGGTGCAGGAGGCGTATCTGCGCGCGTTCCGGTTTTTTGGCGGATTCCGCGGCGACGATGCCCGTGCCTGGTTGCTAAGCATCGTGCGCAACACCTTCTACTCCTGGTATCAGCAGAACCGGGGCCACGCACCGGATACGATGGAGTTTGAGGAAGACATGCATAGCCTTGAGACGAGTACCGCTGATCACGACGACAGTCCTGAAGCGATGCTCATGCGCAGCCAGAGCCAGAAGCGGGTGCACAAGGCGTTGCAGAGTCTGCGTCTGGAATACCGGGAGGTGATCGTGCTGCGGGAGCTGGAAGAATTGTCGTACAAGGAAATCGCCACGATTGTGGGCATCCCGATGGGGACGGTGATGTCGCGCCTCGGACGCGGCCGCCAGCAACTTGCGGCGTTGCTCGCCCCGACGGATCAGGAGGCATGA
- a CDS encoding adenylate/guanylate cyclase domain-containing protein — MTKHALQPHRTAPRRSISQRNASDQEGGEQSMLRFPSFQRWRPAGVRSVRLTTGLVLFTYVGAHLLNHSLGNISLAWLERGLLVQKFIWQGWLGTGVLYSALVTHFFLGLWALYERRSVHWNRGEAAQLVLGLCIPPLLANHLANTRVAFAAFGLNKGYAQLLYSFWIASPFFGRAQLMLLVVAWSHGCCGVWFWLRLKPWFGAWRSVLLSVAVLLPVLALLGYLQGGREVIALAQDPVWRAAATRPTVVGTGLQNLWLADLRNDFLLFDGGALLLVLGARLLRTVRERRHGRLCILYPDGRKVFAPLGFSVLEASRMAGVPHASTCGGRARCTLCRVRVLSDVPLPRPAEAERRVLERLGADSQTVRLACQLRPIHDLSVWPLVPPAAFTAFLQPRQRDVMPQERFAAFMFVDMRGSTQLAAAQLPFDSIFVVSRFLSAVCAAVVEAGGMPNQFIGDAVLAIFGLHSEPAIACRQALCAVPLVAANIDQLNAALEQQLKTPIRFGIGLHCGRAVMGEIGFREHVTFTAIGDPLNVASRLEELTKEMACDAIVSEQVFQHAGVSAADLPQLDAHLKGRHDPVHVRVLSKASQMPQT; from the coding sequence GTGACTAAACACGCATTGCAACCACATCGAACCGCGCCCCGCCGGTCGATCTCCCAACGAAATGCCTCTGATCAAGAGGGTGGAGAGCAGAGCATGTTGCGCTTTCCCAGTTTTCAAAGATGGCGGCCGGCAGGAGTGCGATCGGTTCGGCTAACCACCGGGCTGGTGCTGTTCACCTATGTAGGGGCACACCTCCTGAATCACTCGCTGGGGAATATCTCGCTCGCGTGGCTGGAGCGTGGTCTGCTTGTACAGAAGTTTATCTGGCAGGGATGGCTTGGAACAGGTGTGCTGTACAGCGCGCTCGTGACGCATTTCTTCCTGGGTCTGTGGGCTCTCTATGAGCGGCGCTCGGTGCATTGGAATCGGGGTGAGGCGGCGCAGCTCGTCCTCGGTTTGTGCATTCCGCCGCTGCTAGCCAATCATCTCGCCAATACGCGGGTCGCATTTGCCGCCTTCGGCCTGAACAAGGGTTACGCGCAGTTGTTGTACTCGTTCTGGATCGCTTCGCCATTCTTCGGCCGGGCGCAACTGATGCTGTTGGTGGTCGCCTGGTCGCATGGCTGTTGTGGCGTCTGGTTCTGGTTGCGGTTGAAGCCATGGTTTGGGGCGTGGCGAAGCGTGCTGCTGAGCGTCGCCGTGCTGCTCCCCGTGCTCGCTCTTCTAGGTTACCTGCAAGGCGGACGGGAAGTGATCGCGCTTGCCCAGGATCCCGTCTGGCGCGCTGCGGCGACTCGGCCGACGGTCGTCGGGACGGGATTGCAAAATCTCTGGCTCGCCGATCTGCGCAACGACTTTTTGCTCTTCGATGGTGGCGCGCTGCTGCTGGTACTTGGAGCGCGGCTGCTGCGCACGGTCCGGGAGCGCCGGCACGGACGGCTCTGCATCTTATATCCAGACGGGCGCAAGGTATTCGCGCCGCTCGGGTTTTCGGTGCTGGAAGCCAGCCGGATGGCCGGAGTTCCCCATGCAAGCACGTGCGGTGGCCGGGCCCGATGCACATTGTGCAGGGTGCGCGTGCTCAGCGATGTGCCGCTGCCCAGGCCAGCCGAGGCGGAGCGGCGTGTCCTCGAGCGACTGGGAGCTGACTCGCAGACAGTGCGTCTTGCGTGCCAGTTGCGGCCGATCCATGATCTCTCCGTGTGGCCACTGGTGCCGCCGGCCGCATTCACGGCCTTTCTGCAACCGCGTCAGCGGGACGTCATGCCGCAGGAGCGATTCGCGGCGTTCATGTTCGTGGACATGCGGGGTTCCACACAGCTTGCGGCGGCGCAACTACCGTTCGACAGCATATTCGTAGTTAGTCGCTTCCTGAGCGCTGTCTGTGCCGCGGTGGTAGAGGCGGGTGGTATGCCAAACCAGTTCATCGGCGACGCTGTGCTCGCGATTTTTGGCTTACACAGCGAGCCAGCCATTGCTTGTCGCCAGGCGCTCTGCGCGGTGCCGTTGGTGGCAGCCAATATTGATCAACTCAACGCTGCGCTCGAGCAGCAACTGAAAACACCTATCCGGTTTGGCATCGGATTGCATTGCGGCCGGGCTGTAATGGGTGAGATTGGCTTTCGCGAGCATGTGACATTCACCGCAATTGGTGACCCACTGAACGTGGCCTCAAGACTTGAGGAACTGACAAAAGAAATGGCTTGCGACGCTATCGTGTCCGAACAGGTATTCCAGCATGCCGGCGTTTCGGCGGCAGACCTGCCGCAGCTTGATGCGCACCTGAAAGGCCGCCATGACCCGGTTCATGTCCGTGTGCTGTCCAAGGCATCCCAGATGCCTCAGACCTGA
- a CDS encoding nuclear transport factor 2 family protein has product MSETEQQVLAAADILIDAFARHDRDAYFAAFAPDATFLFYHVTESLPSRVAYEALWHRLEQEQQFAVLGCESSDRSVQLVGECAIFTHAVRTTVSTRAGRATLDERESIVFARTGGGWLAVHEHLSPLPAHAESDQTLEDSAA; this is encoded by the coding sequence TTGAGCGAGACCGAACAGCAGGTACTGGCCGCAGCCGACATATTGATCGATGCATTTGCGCGGCATGACCGCGACGCCTATTTCGCGGCCTTCGCGCCGGATGCGACTTTCCTGTTCTATCACGTTACCGAATCCTTGCCTTCGCGTGTGGCGTACGAAGCGCTCTGGCACCGCCTGGAACAGGAGCAGCAGTTCGCAGTGCTTGGTTGTGAGTCGAGCGATCGCTCTGTGCAGCTGGTTGGCGAATGCGCGATTTTCACGCATGCGGTGCGCACCACCGTATCGACGCGCGCGGGCCGCGCCACGCTTGATGAGCGCGAGTCGATCGTGTTTGCGCGGACTGGCGGAGGGTGGCTGGCGGTCCATGAGCACCTGTCGCCACTGCCTGCCCATGCGGAATCGGATCAGACGCTTGAGGACTCGGCAGCATGA